Proteins from a single region of Catenulispora acidiphila DSM 44928:
- a CDS encoding alpha/beta fold hydrolase, whose protein sequence is MHGTGVRDKHPALFDRVCRGFAKLDRPDLVVESCFWGEKHGAKLALGGASIPAYLSAAPDYSAIDDPDEELVGFWEILQEDPFAQLQLMAEFEQPGPDDEVLPPSFHTPGADVLSRLTALSPAGELADLLAETGLAPYLEPAMRRLRAAPELGKAAVARAEAPGDLAEAVACALLALLLTVADESAPTGAQLDRLADLLVAALGAGERSGRVSKTAQFLGRRALNVTTQPLLRVFRNGLTEAAVPMLGDILNYQAHGDGLRDFLRARIFASDEHTIVLGHSLGGVALVDLLAAATPGEFGQVRLLVTVGSQAPFLYELGALHSLPLDSADTADALARMPKWLNVYDRRDLLSYLAAPVFGPEGVEDFEVDCRQPFPAAHSAYWNLDRVYERICQEIAWT, encoded by the coding sequence GTGCACGGAACCGGAGTAAGGGACAAACACCCGGCGCTTTTCGACCGGGTCTGCCGCGGCTTCGCGAAGCTGGATCGGCCCGATCTCGTCGTCGAGTCCTGCTTCTGGGGCGAAAAGCACGGTGCGAAGCTCGCCCTTGGCGGCGCATCCATCCCCGCCTATCTGAGCGCCGCACCCGACTACTCCGCCATAGACGACCCCGATGAAGAACTGGTCGGCTTCTGGGAGATCCTCCAGGAGGATCCCTTCGCCCAGCTCCAGCTTATGGCCGAGTTCGAGCAGCCGGGTCCTGACGACGAGGTGCTGCCGCCCAGCTTCCACACACCCGGGGCAGACGTTCTGTCCCGTCTCACCGCGCTGAGTCCCGCCGGGGAACTCGCCGATCTGCTTGCCGAGACGGGCCTGGCCCCGTACCTGGAGCCAGCCATGCGGCGGCTCCGCGCCGCGCCTGAGCTCGGCAAGGCCGCCGTGGCGCGCGCTGAAGCGCCGGGAGACTTGGCCGAGGCGGTGGCCTGCGCGTTGCTGGCGTTGTTACTTACCGTCGCTGATGAATCCGCGCCGACGGGCGCTCAGCTGGACCGACTGGCGGACTTGCTGGTCGCCGCGCTGGGCGCCGGGGAGCGATCCGGGCGGGTGTCGAAGACGGCACAGTTCCTCGGCAGGCGTGCCTTGAACGTGACGACGCAGCCGTTGCTGCGCGTCTTCCGGAACGGGCTGACCGAGGCAGCGGTCCCGATGCTCGGCGACATCCTGAACTACCAGGCCCACGGTGACGGTTTGCGCGACTTCCTCAGAGCACGGATATTCGCCAGCGACGAGCATACGATCGTCCTGGGCCACAGCCTCGGCGGAGTGGCCCTGGTCGACCTGCTTGCCGCCGCCACGCCAGGGGAATTCGGCCAGGTCCGGCTGCTGGTGACGGTGGGGTCGCAGGCTCCGTTCTTGTATGAGTTGGGCGCGTTGCACAGTCTGCCGCTCGACAGCGCCGACACGGCGGATGCGTTGGCTCGTATGCCCAAGTGGCTCAACGTCTACGATCGCCGCGACCTGTTGTCCTATCTGGCTGCGCCGGTGTTCGGCCCGGAGGGCGTCGAGGACTTCGAGGTCGACTGCCGGCAGCCGTTCCCCGCGGCTCACAGCGCGTATTGGAACCTGGACCGCGTCTATGAACGGATTTGCCAGGAGATCGCATGGACTTAG
- a CDS encoding IS630 family transposase (programmed frameshift): MVTRYAQGGGLDAAARARREQVRMAAAEFIAAGESDEQVARRFRVTKMSANRWRHALQTGGADALVSKGAAGHRPLLTAGQQRELMALIEAGPAAHGYLDQRWTLSRIAELIRTRFGVRFRSSGALHEMLTRIGASWQVPARRAVERDEHAIAAWRKETWPNIKGTAVALGAFICFEDEAGQGLKPPRGRTWGRRGVTPVVKISNAGTKRVNLVALLAFRPAARPRVRLIHRSLVYHGWKNEKKGFDEQDFIRLMDAAHQRLHAPIVLVWDNLNRHKSATIRALIASRSAPELNPVEGVWAVMKSGLVNLVKRDIDQIQQLVKQRLRHMQYRPDLLTGLLAKTGLDPQPP; encoded by the exons GTGGTCACGAGGTATGCGCAAGGTGGTGGGCTCGATGCGGCGGCCAGGGCGCGGCGCGAGCAGGTGCGGATGGCAGCGGCCGAGTTCATCGCCGCTGGTGAGAGTGATGAGCAGGTAGCACGGCGGTTCCGGGTGACGAAGATGTCGGCCAACCGGTGGCGTCACGCGTTGCAGACCGGCGGTGCCGACGCGCTGGTCTCCAAAGGAGCTGCCGGGCACCGGCCGTTGCTGACCGCCGGCCAGCAGCGGGAGCTGATGGCGCTGATCGAGGCGGGTCCGGCTGCACACGGCTACCTCGACCAGCGGTGGACCCTTTCCAGGATTGCCGAGCTGATCCGGACCCGGTTCGGTGTCCGGTTCCGCTCTTCTGGGGCGTTGCACGAGATGCTCACCCGGATCGGGGCCAGCTGGCAGGTTCCGGCCCGCCGCGCGGTCGAACGCGACGAGCACGCGATCGCCGCCTGGCGCAAGGAGACGTGGCCGAACATAAAAG GCACGGCCGTAGCCCTTGGCGCGTTCATCTGCTTCGAAGACGAGGCAGGCCAAGGGCTCAAGCCACCGCGCGGACGCACATGGGGCCGCCGCGGCGTCACCCCGGTGGTGAAAATCTCGAACGCCGGGACCAAGCGGGTCAACCTCGTCGCCTTACTCGCCTTCCGTCCCGCGGCCCGACCACGGGTCCGACTGATCCATCGCAGCCTGGTCTATCACGGCTGGAAGAACGAGAAGAAGGGCTTCGACGAGCAGGACTTCATCCGCCTGATGGATGCCGCCCACCAGCGGCTTCACGCCCCGATCGTGCTGGTCTGGGACAACCTGAACCGGCACAAGTCGGCGACCATACGTGCACTGATCGCGTCCCGGTCTGCCCCCGAGCTCAACCCGGTCGAGGGCGTGTGGGCAGTGATGAAGTCCGGGCTGGTCAACCTCGTCAAACGCGACATCGACCAGATCCAGCAGCTCGTCAAGCAGCGGCTACGGCACATGCAGTACCGGCCCGACCTCCTGACCGGCCTCCTCGCGAAGACCGGCCTTGATCCACAACCCCCGTAA
- a CDS encoding recombinase family protein, whose translation MSTPKLRLVPPVEQPADGLLRSWAQRNSDRTTPETPPAVGQLRFAFYGRVSTEDHQDPVSSRAWQRTRAEALIAGAGRITVEFFDVGRSRVLPWAARPAAAALIAALADPDREFDAIVVGEAERAFYGPQYEQMAPIFARHGVRVWVPDVGGPVDPEIGSLEELMALLGILSKREIVRARIRTVTSMTILTEKQGRFLGGRAPFGYRLVPIKPHPNPTHARWGRMQLGLAPDPTTAPIVEWMFAQRLAGMSYARIARALNDAHIPTPSAADRERNRHRAGLAWTVTSVAAILTNPRYTGHEVWQRTRTDHELIDPANTTLGHRDQVRHNRPDQWIISTDIAHTPLVSTADFIAVQGMRARPDAAKHEYLLAGLLICSACGRRMESCYANDHPGYRCRHGQNSATSPQNPRRLTYVREDRVLEHLAAMLIRLRMSEHTDDPPRRPIHEPATPTASETITFLRHNAITLTYNSDAKTLTANTPEKESIAI comes from the coding sequence ATGAGCACGCCTAAGTTGCGGTTGGTCCCACCGGTCGAACAACCAGCTGATGGCCTGCTTCGGTCTTGGGCGCAGCGAAACTCTGACAGGACGACCCCGGAAACGCCGCCTGCCGTCGGCCAGCTGCGATTCGCGTTCTACGGCAGGGTATCGACCGAGGATCATCAGGATCCGGTCTCCTCCAGGGCGTGGCAGCGTACCCGGGCCGAGGCGCTGATCGCCGGCGCGGGACGAATCACTGTCGAGTTCTTCGACGTCGGGCGCAGTCGGGTGCTGCCTTGGGCTGCACGGCCGGCCGCCGCAGCGCTGATCGCCGCGCTGGCCGACCCGGATCGCGAGTTCGACGCGATCGTGGTCGGCGAGGCCGAGCGGGCGTTCTACGGCCCCCAGTACGAGCAGATGGCGCCGATCTTCGCCAGACACGGCGTGCGGGTCTGGGTGCCCGATGTCGGCGGCCCGGTGGATCCAGAGATCGGCTCGCTGGAGGAGTTGATGGCACTGCTTGGGATCTTGTCCAAGCGGGAGATCGTGCGCGCGAGAATCCGCACCGTGACGTCGATGACGATACTGACTGAGAAGCAGGGCCGGTTCCTCGGCGGCCGTGCGCCCTTTGGCTATCGGCTGGTGCCGATCAAGCCGCACCCGAACCCCACGCACGCGCGCTGGGGCAGGATGCAGCTGGGGCTGGCGCCGGACCCGACCACGGCGCCGATCGTGGAATGGATGTTCGCCCAGCGGCTGGCCGGGATGAGCTATGCCCGTATCGCGCGTGCCTTGAACGACGCGCACATCCCGACGCCGTCCGCGGCCGATCGGGAACGCAACCGGCATCGCGCCGGACTGGCATGGACCGTCACATCCGTCGCTGCCATCCTGACCAACCCTCGCTATACCGGACATGAGGTCTGGCAGCGCACACGCACCGATCACGAACTCATCGACCCGGCCAACACCACGCTCGGCCACCGGGACCAGGTCCGGCACAACCGCCCCGACCAGTGGATCATCTCCACCGACATCGCCCACACACCACTGGTCAGCACCGCCGACTTCATCGCCGTGCAGGGCATGCGCGCACGTCCGGATGCAGCCAAGCATGAATACCTGCTGGCCGGCCTCCTCATCTGCAGTGCCTGTGGCCGGCGCATGGAATCGTGCTACGCCAACGACCACCCCGGCTACCGCTGCCGCCACGGACAAAACAGCGCCACCAGCCCGCAGAACCCGCGGCGTCTTACCTATGTCCGCGAAGACCGAGTACTGGAACACCTCGCAGCCATGCTCATCCGACTCCGGATGAGCGAACACACCGACGACCCGCCCAGGAGGCCCATACACGAACCCGCAACGCCGACGGCCAGCGAAACCATCACGTTCCTCCGCCACAACGCGATCACGCTGACCTACAACTCGGATGCCAAAACCCTGACCGCCAACACCCCGGAAAAGGAGAGCATCGCGATCTGA